Proteins encoded in a region of the Onthophagus taurus isolate NC chromosome 10, IU_Otau_3.0, whole genome shotgun sequence genome:
- the LOC111428489 gene encoding GATA zinc finger domain-containing protein 4-like encodes MGSFIFFVLLIFKSSFAYHGFNFNPDFHWDESEQSNFNPNFNDNKNKFRQFNSDRIVFQDDVPSSWNHPHRNLNNNNWNNNNDWNNNNDWNNNNNWNNINKWNNNNNNNRRLPNDPTESPLRTSTVPIPGMATTRSPCENACRITQEYNPVCGTNGITYSNERWLRCAQNCGRSVEVSYYGSCPRVG; translated from the exons ATgggaagttttatttttttcg ttttgttaatCTTTAAATCTTCGTTTGCTTATCATGGTTTCAATTTTAATCCTGATTTTCATTGGGATGAAAGTGaacaatcaaattttaatccaaatttcaatgacaacaaaaataaatttcgacAATTTAATTCTGATAGAATTGTTTTCCAAGATGATGTTCCATCGTCTTGGAATCATCCCCacagaaatttaaataataataattggaacaataataatgattggaataataataacgattggaacaataataataattggaataatatcaataaatggaataataataacaataataaccGTCGTTTACCTAATGATCCAACTGAATCGCCTTTAAGAACTTCAACTGTTCCTATTCCTGGAATGGCAACAACTCGATCACCCTGTGAAAATGCTTGCAGGATTACTCAGGAATACAATCCCGTTTGCGGAACGAATGGTATAACTTACTCAAATGAGAGATGGTTAAGATGTGCACAAAATTGTGGAAGAAGTGTTGAAGTTTCTTATTATGGAAGTTGTCCAAGAGTGGGATAA